The nucleotide window CGAACCTCAAGGTTGTCGAGGTACGCGCTGAAGCCCTGCAGGTTCTTAACGCCTGGAACAGCCTTCGCTGCCTTAACAGCTGCCAGAACATCAGCGTCAGCGTCGACACCCTCCAGCGACGGAATCCACTGCTCAATGCCCGGGATAGCTGCGATTCCGGGGACGTTCTCGATGCCAGGAACCTCAACGGCAACCGGGGTGTTCGGAACGCGTACCTCGGCCGCCTCGGCGGTCGGGACCATCAACGTCGCGCCTGCAACAGCTGCAGTTGCAGCTGCAACGGTGCGTGCCACGGTGCTGGTCTCCTGGCGACGGTGCTTAGCCACGAAAAGTGTTCTCCATATCCTTCTCAATCGCCTACCGGGTTAGCTGACGGGTGGGGCTTGAGAATCAGCCCTGGCGCGCTCCGCGACAAGTAAAGCTGTCGTCCCTCACGGCCATTTACCCCAGGGGCGAAACTCCTTGGCTTCACTTGGGCCCCCGGCTCCCGTTCCTGCGTACTCATTGGGGGCACGCGGTGTCCGAGAAGCGGCGTATATGTTGTGTCTTCGTACCTTGCGTCAACGGTCGTTATCGCAATGTCTCGAACAGATTACGAAACGGCAAAGACGATGTCCACCCACTCGGCCGTTATCGATCCGTTATTTTTTCAAACTCCCCCAATCTGGGGTTACCTTAGCGCTGCCAATTCTTTGGCGCACGAACCGTCGATAAGCGAAGAACCGGCTTGTGAACTGGGCTTTCTTTCCAAGCCCTTCGGACCTGACCACGAGCGGGCCTGCACTCCTCCCGGAGCCACTGTGACCTTGCTCTCACAGAGGATTTAACCCGCTCGTAACAAAGGGATAAGGCCCCTTCCGCATTAGGAAAGGGCCTTATCAATGACGGGATTAGCTGCGTGGCTTACCGTCGCTGTAGGTCGCGTCGCGGTCGGTGACGTTCTTCGTCTCCTCGAGCTGACGCATGGTCTCGACCTCCTCGTGGTGGTATTCGTCCGCCGCGTCTCGAACGCGCTCGGTGACGGCAATGTCGGCCGGGCTGAATGCACCAACAGTTTCCGCGTCGGCAAAACCGAGCTGGTTCATCTGCTTCGGCACGCGGGCACCGCCGTACTCGAGCGGGATCGGGTGTCCGTGCTCGTCCACCTGGCCCAGCGGCTGGTGGATTTCGACGAACGCGCCGTTCGGCAGCTTCTTGATCACGCCGGTCTCGATACCGTGCTCCAGCACCTCGCGGTCAGAGCGCTGCAAACCAACGCAGATGCGGTAGGTGATGAAGTACGCCAGCGGCGGCAGGACGACCAGGCCGATACGGCCAACCCAGGTCATCGCGTTCAGCGAGATCTGGAAGAAGTGAGCCACGTGGTCGTTTCCGCCAGAAATCGTAAGCAGCAAGAAGAACACGATGCCCATGACGCCGAGTCCGGTGCGAGCGGGCACGTCGCGCGGACGCTGCAGAAGGTTGTGGTGCGCACGATCGCCGGTGGCGGCAGCCTCGATGAACGGGTAGGAGATCAAGAGGATCACCATAACGCCACACATCAGGGCCACCCAGAAGGCGCCCGGGATCGTGTAGTTGCCCAAGTAGAGCTCCCATGCCGGCATCACACGGGCGGCACCATCCGTCCAGAGCATGTAGACGTCAGGCTGTGAGCCTGCGGACACCTGGGATGGGTTGTACGGACCGAGGTTCCAGATCGCGTTGATGGTGGTCAGACCAGCCATGCCGGCGAGGACACCAAAGACGATCATCATGAAGCCGACGGCTTTCACGGCGAACACCGGGAGAATGCGGATACCGATCACGTTGTTCTCGGTGCGCCCCGGGCCAGGGAACTGGGTGTGCTTCTGGAACCAGACGAGCAGCAGGTGCGCTGCGATCAGCGCGAGAATGATGCCCGGAAGCACCAGCACGTGGAGGATGTAGAAGCGGTCCAGCATCAGATCCGACGGGAAGTCGCCGCCGAAGATCGCCCAGTGGATCCAGGTACCGATGATCGGCACTGACAGGATGATCGCGGACATGATTCGCAGGCCGACGCCGGAGAGCAGGTCATCCGGCAGCGAGTAGCCCATGAAGCCCTCGATCATGCCCAGCAGGATCAGGGTCACACCGATGACCCAGTTCGCCTCACGCGGGCGACGGAACGCGCCGGTGAAGAAGATGCGCAGCATGTGGGCGAACATCGCCATCATGAACATCAGCGCAGCCCAGTGGTGCATCTGGCGGACGAATAGACCACCACGGACATCGAAGGAGATGTCCAACGCCGTGGCGTACGCACGCGACATTTCCACACCGTTGAGCGGGAGGTACGCGCCGTCGTAAATCACCTTGGTGATCGACGGGTCGAAGAACAAAGCCAGGTAGACACCGGTCAGAAGAAGGATGATGAAGCTGTAGAGCGCCATCTCGCCGAGCATGAAAGACCAGTGGCTCGGGAAAACCTTGTTCAGTTGCGGCCGGAGAACACCGGCAATCGTGTATCGCGAATCAACGTTATCCGCGGCTTTAGCGAGTTTCGTGCTCATTAGGACTGACGCTCCCAGAATGCCGGGCCAACGGGCTCAACAAAGTTGCCCTTGGCGATGAGGTATCCATCTTCGTCGATAGTGACAGGCAGCTGCGGCAGCGCGCGAGCGGCCGGGCCGAAAATCGGCTTGCCATACTGCAGCGCGTCGAACTGCGATTGGTGGCACGGGCACAGAATGCGGTTGGTCTGGGCCTCGTACAGAGATGTCGGGCAACCAATGTGCGTGCAGATCTTCGAGTAGGCGTAGAAGTCACCGTAGTGGAAGTCTTCCTGGCCTTCGCGCTCGACGACCTTTTCCGCGTCCTGCGAACGCAGGCGGATCAGCATGACCGCGTTGCGCGGACCGTGCAGAGAGTGCATGTGGTTCTCGTAGACATCGCGCTTCGGGTCGTACTTGTCGCCGTCGTTGACGTCTTCTTCGTACAGCGGGAAGATCGTCTCCATGGCACCGGCCGCAAGATCCTCTGGGCGCATACGCACCAAGCGCGAAACACCCGCGGTGCTGTAGTGCTCTCCAGCAGCACCAGCGTGCTTTTCCGCGATCGCGCCGGTGTCGCGAGCGAGGTAGATCTTCACCCCTTGGTCGTGCAGGGTCCAGCCGTGGGTCCAAAGCGTACCGTCGCCGTGGTAGCCAAGGGCGTGACGCTCGCGCCACGGGTTCTTGATCAGACCACCGAGCGGAGCGATCACCACGAGACCGGCGAGGACACCGGCAGTGCCGAGAAGACCTTTCATTGCGGTGCGGCGACCGAGAGTGGAGGTCTCCCAAGCATCGTTCAGCAGAGCGGTAGTGGTACGGCGGTCGAGCTCCGAGGACCGGCCGTCGTGACGACGCTGTACCGAAATCTCCTCAGGGATGAACTTCTTCACGTACTGAACCATCGCAATGCCGAGCGATAGGAACGACAATCCGGCAGTCAAACCAAGTAGCGGGGTATATGCAGTGTAGATCCACAGGCCTTCATCACCGTGGAACTTCGGCTCCCACGGCCAGAAGAGGTAGATGCCGAGGAAGGCAATCGCGGTCACAACCGAAACTGCGAGCCACGCATTGATGCCTGCAGCAGCGGACTTCTCTCGCGGGTCACCCTCGACCGGAAAACGTTCCTTGCGGTAGGCGACGGTAACGTCGTCGAGCTCGGTGCCGAGCGCAGCGAGCTCCGCATTGCTCATGCGCTCAAGCTCCTGGTCGGTGTAGTTCTTTTTCACTTCACTCATGAGCGGGATCCAATCCAAATCGCGGCTGCGGCCACAAGGGTCACGCCAATCATCCACATGGCCATACCTTCAGACACCGGGCCAAGGCCACCAAGTCCCCAGCCACCCGGGCTCGGCGTCTCCTTTGACGACTTGATGAAGGCAATGATGTCCTTCTTCTCGTCTGCGCTGAGCTGACGGTCTGAGAACTTCGGCATGTTCTGAGGGCCGGTAAGCATCGCCTGGTAAATCTCCTGCTCATTCGCAGGGTCAAGCTCCGGAGCGTACTTACCGGAAGACAGTGCGCCACCCCGGCCGGTGAAGCTGTGGCACGATGCACAGTTCAGACGGAAGAGTTCGCCGCCGCGCGCGACGTCCGCAGCCTGAATCTGCCCGTCGTAGCCCTTGCCGCGCAGCTCCTCCATCGCTACGGTGCCGTCCTCGTTGTACACCAGCTCAGGGCCGCCGCCGTTAGCCGCGACGTAAGCCGCAAGAGCAAGCGCCTGCGACTCGGTGTAGCGCGGGCGCTTACGCTCAGCCTGCGCGTCATTCGACATCATCGGCATGCGGCCAGAGTTGACCTGGAAGTAAACCGCGCCTTCACCCGTGCCGATCAGCGACGGACCGCGATCTTCGACACCCTGCAGGTTCGCACCGTGGCAGGTGATGCAGGCCTGGTCGTAGAGGTCCTTGCCCTCCTGAATCATGGCCTGATCGTCGCGCTGGGCGGTTGCAACCTGTGCATTAGGGACGATTGCCGCGGCGAGGAAACCCGCTCCCGTCAGACCCAGGGTCAGGGCGGCGGCACCGGCGACAGTGCGCTGCGCCTTGCGGCGGCTGCGCTTCTTCTTAGGTGTGTTATCCATGTTGTTCCCTTTAGACATCTTTGAGAAATACGTTCGGGCCAACCGGCTTACTGAACGATGTAGAGAGTGATGAACACGCCGATCCAGATGGCATCGACGAAGTGCCAGTAGTACGAAGTCGCCATAGCCGCGGTTGCCTGCGCCGGGGTGAACTTCGACTTGTGGACACGCAGGAGTACGACGATGAAGGCGAGGATTCCGGCTGTCACGTGCGCCATGTGGAAACCGGTGATGATGTAGAACACCGAGCCGTAGACGCTGGACTGGATGGTCACGCCCGCGTGCACCATTTCTGTCCACTCAAACGCAACGAGGCCAAGGAAGATGACGCCGAGGGCGATGGTTACGCCAAACCACTTGCGCAGGCCGAAGACGTCACCTCTCTCCGCCGCGAACACGCCGAACTGGGAAGTAAACGATGAAGCAACGAGCACCACGGTGATGATTCCACCGAACAGGATGTTTAGGTGCGCCGTCTGGTTATCCCAGTCGTTGGCTGCCAGACCGTTCGCACGAGACACGAAGTACATCGAGAACAGGCCGGCAAAGAACATCAACTCTTGGGCGAGGAACGCGATCGTGCCGACGCTGACGATGTTTGGTCGGTTCAGCGCAGAGACGCGATCTTGCGGAGTCGCCATGCCTTGGTTAGAAATTGCGGTCGTCACGCATGTGATTATTCCCCCTCACGACCGTAAAGTCACCTCGATTACCCCCGACTTTTTTCTGAGGCCACGGCTACAACCTGCCGTTTTTCCTGCCGCGCTGCGTTAAGCCCGTGCCTGCCTTCAACAGTCTCCACCAACCGGCGAGAGCACTCTTGTCATCTCTGCAGGTCAACTGCCAATGAAATTTTCAGTTGTCCGCGTGGCGGATGCGGCATTCTCCGGACTGCGAAACGAATCCGTCGGTTGACAATCCCCCAGAGTTCCCGAGCGTGTCGGACATCACAGTGCCTTTGCCTTTAACCCCACCCAGAACCAACTTTCGGATGACCCCCACGCTATCGGCGCTCCCCTATCCCGGAGGAGTGGGTGAGCGGATTCTGGACGACAAAACCCCGCCTCCGTCTTACGACGAGAGCGGGGCAACCTCAGCGCGAGATAGCTAGTGCTTCTCGCTCGGGATTCCGTACTGCAGATTCAGCTGGGTGGTTGTCCAGATCAGGAACACCGCACCGAAAGCCACAAGCCAGATCTGGTAGAAAGCGATGCCGAGTCCAAGGAAGAGGACTGCGCCAGCCATAGCGAACGGCCAGATCGATCCAGGCGAGAAGAAGCCCAGCACGCCAGCGCCGTCCTCAATCTCTGCCTCTTCCCAGTCCTCCGGGACGATATCCATGCGGCGCTCGGTGAAGTCGAGGTAGACACCCAGCATGAACGACATCAATGTTGCGAGCACGAGTGCGGCACCGCCGACCCACTCCATGCCACCTCGCCAGGCATCCTCCCCGATCCGCGACGTCGCGATGATGTAGAAGACGGCCATCAAACCCAAGAAGGTGCCGATAGCGTAGAAGACTCTTGCGCCAGTTCCCATTTTTCTACACTCTCTTTCTAAACAGTCGCGTTCGGGTCAACGGTGTTCTGGCCGTCGCGGGTACCCACGCGGTTAGAAACGAACGGCTTGGTGGAGGTTGCGTACGGCGCTTCCCCAATTTCCTGCAGTGCCGCCGAGTTCGGAGCCTGCGGGTTATCGAGACGGAAGTCCATGTACTGCTTGAACTTTTCCGGGGTCACAGCGCGAACCTCGAAGTTCATCATCGCGTGGTACGTACCGCACATCTCGGCACAGCGGCCAACGAAGGCACCTTCTTCCTCGATCTTTTCGATCTGGAAGCGACGTTCCTGCTGGTTCGACTCCGGGTGAGCGTACGCATCGCGCTTGAACAGGAACTCCGGAACCCAGAACGCGTGGTTCACGTCAGCGGACGCGAGGCGGAATTCAATCGCCGTATCGGTCGGCAGTACCAGGACCGGAACCTCTTCGGTGCTACCGACGGTCTCGATCTGGTTGTAGTTCAGGTACGACAGGTCACCCATGGAGGTGCCGTGAATCGGGTTCGCGTTGTGCATCTCCTCTGGATCGTGCTTGGTCATCTCCGCGAGATCCTGACGTTCCTTATCGCGCCCGTCGTAGTCCTGACCGTCCGCGGAGAGGTTGCCCGAAACGTTGGCGTAGCCGAACTTCCAGTTCCACTGGAACGCGGTCACGTCGACCACGACCTCCGGACCCTTGTTCAACGCGGTGGTTCGGGTCTGCGCCTGCACAGTGAAGAAGAACAGCACCATCACGATGATGATCGGCACGATGGTGAGCCCAAGCTCCAACGGGACGTTGTACTGGAGCTGCTTCGGAAACTCTGGTGCACCCTGCTTCTCGCGACGCTTGTTGCCCCAGGCGAAGATGGCGACCAAGAACAGGCCCCACATAATGATGCCGATGATCCAGGCAGCCACCCAGACCCACACCCAGAAGTTGTACATCTGGGTCGCCTCTGGGGTGACGCCGCTCGGCCACCCCATGTCCAGGACGCGCGCAATGCCTGCCGGAGGGGCAACCTCACAGCCCGCGAGGAACAAGCCCCCAAAGAGCAACGAGCCCGCGGCACCAGCCTTCTTGGCAAAGCTGCGGTTCTTTTGCTTTTCCACGTGTGTTTGCCTTCCTGTCCACACTTCAACCACGAACGTTCATGGAAATGCCAGAACATTCCTACCCAGACAGAATAGTTCATCGGGACTACGCCGCTGGAATTCTCTAAGGGTGACGCCCATCGCTTCACTATCGACGGGTGCGCCTTGCCGTTGCAGTCGAGTTTAACGCCCAAACGCTGCACAAAACCCAACCCACGAGGCGACTGACGCTCCACCCACCTTCGGTGCTCCAAAAACTTCCACCGAAAGTTGGCCCCCTTTCGGGGCACGGCAAAAGGTGGAGCGAACGCAGCGGACCCGCGCTCCCAACTGACGCGGCGCATCTCTATTCTTTAGGTGAGTACCGCGCCGGCCTGCACGCCCCGGCGCACCTTAATTAATAGGGAGTGAAGCAACGATGTGTGGCCTTATCGCGTTCTTGTCCGCCGATGGCACTGCCGAGAAGTACGTTGATGCTGTCGATCGGGCGATGACCTGCATGTATCACCGTGGTCCGGACGCAGCTGGAACTTGGCACGATTCCAGTGCCGTCTTTGGTTTCAACCGCCTGGCCATTATCGATATCGAACATTCGCATCAGCCGCTGCGGTGGGGACCGCAGGACAACCCGGAGCGTTACGCCATGACGTTCAACGGGGAGATCTACAACTACATTGAGCTGCGCGAGAAGCTCATCGAAGCCGGCTACGAGTTCAACACCGAAGGCGACGGCGAGCCGATCATTGTGGGCTACCACCATTTCGGCGAGAAGGTAGTTGAGCACCTGCGCGGCATGTTCGCATTCGTCATCTGGGACACCGAGAAGAAGACGATGTTCGCCGCCCGCGACCCGTTCGGCATCAAGCCGCTGTACTACGCCACGACCGAGGCCGGCACCGTCTTCGCGTCCGAGAAGAAGTCCATCCTGGAGATGGCAGAGCAGCTCGGACTGAACCTCGACCTCGACCAACGTGCCATCGAGCACTACGTCGATTTGCAGTACGTTCCAGAACCTGAAAGTCTCCACGCCCACATTCGCCGTCTTGAGTCCGGCTGTACGGCAACCTTAGAGCCCGGTTCAAACGTCAACGCCGAGCGTTACTTAAAGCCGACATTCCAACCGACCGCGGTGACGAAAGACGCTGAGCAGGATCTCTACGACCGGATTGCTAAAGCGTTAGAGGATTCCGTCGAAAAGCACATGCGCGCTGACGTGACGGTGGGCTCTTTCCTTTCTGGTGGCATTGACTCCACTGCTGTCGCGGCGCTGGCTAAGCGACACAACCCCGACCTGCTGACCTTCACCACCGGCTTTGAGCATGCGGGATACTCCGAGGTCGACGTGGCCGCAGAGTCGGCCGCCGCGATCGGCGTCGAGCACATCGTCAAGATTGTCAGCCCAGAGGAATACGCCGACGCAATTCCGAAGATCATGTGGTACCTCGACGACCCGGTGGCGGACCCGTCGCTTGTGCCGCTCTACTTTGTGGCACAGGAGGCCCGCAAGCACGTCAAGGTGGTGCTCTCCGGCGAGGGCGCAGACGAGCTCTTCGGCGGTTACACTATCTACAAGGAGCCGCTGTCGTTGCGGCCGTTTGAGGTGCTGCCCACTCCCCTGACTCGCGGCCTGAACCGCCTCAGCCGCGTGCTGCCGGATGGAGTGAAAGGCAAGAGTCTGCTCGAGCGCGGCACCACGCCGATCGAGGACCGCTACTACGGCAACGCCCGCTCCTTTAACTTCGCGCAGTTGCAGCGGGTGCTGCCGTGGGCGAAGGAAGAGTGGGACCACCGCGAAGTCACCGCCCCCATCTATGCTGGCTCGACTGAGATGGATCCGGTGGCACGCATGCAGAACCTCGACCTGTTCACGTGGATGCGCGGAGACATCTTGGTCAAGGCCGACAAGATGAACATGGCCAACTCCCTCGAGCTACGCGTGCCCTTCCTGGATAAGGAAGTGTTCGCGGTCGCAGAGACCATCCCGCATGAGTACAAGATCGCGCACGGCACCACCAAGTACGCATTGCGCCGCGCGATGGAGCAGATCGTCCCCGCGCATGTGCTGAACCGAAAGAAGCTCGGTTTCCCAGTGCCGATGCGCCACTGGCTCGCAGGGGAAGAGCTTTACGGTTGGGCTCAGGACACCATTGAGCAATCGCTTACCGACGACATCTTCAACAAACGCGAAGTCTTGGAGATGCTCAAAGAACACCGCGATGGCGTTTCCGATCACTCGCGGCGACTTTGGACGGTGCTGGCGTTCATGATCTGGCACGGGATTTTCGTCGAAAAGCGAATTGACCCTCAGATTGAGCACAAGGATTACCCGGTCAAACTGTAACGGGGAGGGCCATGAGCAAGGGCAGCCGGAAGACGCTGCCGAGTACGCCAGCTCAGAGGAACCGTCGCACATATCACGTGTGGTGCTGGTGAACCTGGCAACCCTGACGGCGTTCGCTTCGGTAGGACTCCTCATGGTAGACACCGCGAGTGCGAAAGGCCTTGAAGCTTGGGGGACGGCGGTCATGTCGCTGGGTAGCTAACGGTGCGGTGCGGCTCCGGACTGCTTTGGACTGTGGGGGTAGTGCTGGCACTACTCGCGTTGTAGCGCGAAAGGGATGGCTACCAGTGCTTCTAGTTGGGAGGATGAGGCAGAACATCGGAGCTCAACCAGACAGGAGCACGCATATGTCCCGTACAACCCGTACCCGGAAAGTCGGCGCCGTTGTTGGAGCGGTGCTTTTGGTGCTGGCTCTTCTCTTCGCTGCCGCCGCGTACTTTTTGGGGCCAGCACTGACGGCGCAGACTACGGGCACCGCGCGATTCTTCGGTACGGATACCCCGAAGCGCTACGCCCGGACAGTGCTCGACCTTTCGGAAAGCATGGGGCTGTACGGCGACTCTGAGGAGTTCGCCGCAGCGCGCGCCGAAGTCGAAGCGGCGATGGGGGATGCAGCCACCCGCGAAGAGCTTTACGACGTACTAGACAGCTCCGTGAAGGCAGCTGGCGGAAAACACTCCCGCCTCCTTCCGCCTGGCGTGGAGGGTGGAGGAGACGACGGCGGCGAAGATGAGCTACCGAGCGTCCGCGACGAAGAGGGCGTGACCGCGGCATCTGTCCCATCAGTCTCGCGCCTGGCGGACGGTCAAGCTTACGCCGACATCTTGACTCGCGGCCTAGTTGAGGCGCGCGACAGTGGCTCATGCGGAGTCTTGGTAGACCTGCGAGGCAACGGCGGTGGCGACATGGGCCCGATGGTGGCAGGGCTCAGCCCGCTTTTGCCCGACGGCCCTGCGGTGCACTTCATCTTCAAGAACAGCGAGAACCCCGTCAACATCGACGGAAACAGTGCGACCGGCGGCGGGACCGCAACCTCAACCGAAGGCGGTAAGTGGGAGACACCGGTAGCAGTGCTTGTCGACGGCGACACGGCATCCTCAGGCGAAGCCACGATGCTGGCCTTCCGCGGTCTCGACTACTCGTCGAGTTTCGGCTCCCCAACCGCGGGCTACGCGTCAGCGAATATGATTTACGACTTCCCCGATGGATCCGCGTTGATGCTCACCGTCGCGAAAGATAAGGCGCGAACGGGCGAGGAGTTCTCGGAAGACCCGATTCAGCCGGACGTTGTCACCGATCAACCCGAGCAAGATGCCCGTGGGTGGCTGGCTGAGCGGTGCGGCGTGGCGTCGTAAAGCTAAAAACCTCAAGTCCCTGGGTGCGATAGTTGCGATCTGGAGAAGAGATGGGTGGAATATCAACCATGCCACGAACCGGAAAAATCTCCCGCACCAGAATGATCATCGCGACCTCCGCCGTCGCGGTGGTGGTGCTGCTCGCCCTCCTGGTGCTCTACCTGCTAGCACCCGTGCACTCAGCGCAGATGACGGGCACGGCAAGGTTCGGGGGAACCGATACTCCGAAGCGGTACGCAAAAACGGTGCTGTCGCTTGCCGATCACGGGGTGAACGGCAACTCCAAGAACTACGAGAAGGCGAAAGAAGAGGCGCTCGAAGCAGCTGAGGACGCGGAGACGCGCGAGGAGCTGTACGACGTGCTGGATAAGGCTGTCAAGGCCGCGGGTGGCAAACACTCCGGACTGCTCAAGCCAGAAGAAGACAAGCCTGAAGACCCCGACCTGCCGGAACAGAACTCGCAGCCCGAAGAGCTGACACTGCCGGATGATTTGGAGGTGGAGATCGAGGGCGGCTGGGCGTTTGTGAACGTCCCGCCCTTAGCCGAAGACACGGATCGCGAGGAATATGCGCATACCCTGGCGACCGAGCTGGTGAAAGCCCGCGGCACGGGCGTGTGTTCCGCCATCGTGGACCTGCGCGGCACCACAGGCAGCGACATTGTCCCTATCCTTGGCGGGCTCTCAATGTTTGTGCCGAACGGGCCGGCGTATTACACCGTCACCCGCGACAGGGAAGCATCCGTGATGGTGAACGGGACTTCCGTGAAGGGCGAGGACCTGGTCAAAGAGGACGTGGGTAAATGGGATCCCACGCTTGCGGTGTTGGTGGATGACACCACCACGTTTGCAGGTGAAGTCGCACTGTTAGCGCTGAACAGCGCAGATAACTCAAAGAGCTTTGGCGAGCCCACCGCTGGGTACACCTCGACCAACCGGGTGTTCAATTTCCCGGATGGTTCTCAGATGGTGATAGCCATGAGCAACGCCGTTGACGCCGAGGAAAACGAGTACGGCGATAAGC belongs to Corynebacterium glaucum and includes:
- the qcrB gene encoding cytochrome bc1 complex cytochrome b subunit; its protein translation is MSTKLAKAADNVDSRYTIAGVLRPQLNKVFPSHWSFMLGEMALYSFIILLLTGVYLALFFDPSITKVIYDGAYLPLNGVEMSRAYATALDISFDVRGGLFVRQMHHWAALMFMMAMFAHMLRIFFTGAFRRPREANWVIGVTLILLGMIEGFMGYSLPDDLLSGVGLRIMSAIILSVPIIGTWIHWAIFGGDFPSDLMLDRFYILHVLVLPGIILALIAAHLLLVWFQKHTQFPGPGRTENNVIGIRILPVFAVKAVGFMMIVFGVLAGMAGLTTINAIWNLGPYNPSQVSAGSQPDVYMLWTDGAARVMPAWELYLGNYTIPGAFWVALMCGVMVILLISYPFIEAAATGDRAHHNLLQRPRDVPARTGLGVMGIVFFLLLTISGGNDHVAHFFQISLNAMTWVGRIGLVVLPPLAYFITYRICVGLQRSDREVLEHGIETGVIKKLPNGAFVEIHQPLGQVDEHGHPIPLEYGGARVPKQMNQLGFADAETVGAFSPADIAVTERVRDAADEYHHEEVETMRQLEETKNVTDRDATYSDGKPRS
- the qcrC gene encoding cytochrome bc1 complex diheme cytochrome c subunit — encoded protein: MDNTPKKKRSRRKAQRTVAGAAALTLGLTGAGFLAAAIVPNAQVATAQRDDQAMIQEGKDLYDQACITCHGANLQGVEDRGPSLIGTGEGAVYFQVNSGRMPMMSNDAQAERKRPRYTESQALALAAYVAANGGGPELVYNEDGTVAMEELRGKGYDGQIQAADVARGGELFRLNCASCHSFTGRGGALSSGKYAPELDPANEQEIYQAMLTGPQNMPKFSDRQLSADEKKDIIAFIKSSKETPSPGGWGLGGLGPVSEGMAMWMIGVTLVAAAAIWIGSRS
- a CDS encoding S41 family peptidase, translated to MSRTTRTRKVGAVVGAVLLVLALLFAAAAYFLGPALTAQTTGTARFFGTDTPKRYARTVLDLSESMGLYGDSEEFAAARAEVEAAMGDAATREELYDVLDSSVKAAGGKHSRLLPPGVEGGGDDGGEDELPSVRDEEGVTAASVPSVSRLADGQAYADILTRGLVEARDSGSCGVLVDLRGNGGGDMGPMVAGLSPLLPDGPAVHFIFKNSENPVNIDGNSATGGGTATSTEGGKWETPVAVLVDGDTASSGEATMLAFRGLDYSSSFGSPTAGYASANMIYDFPDGSALMLTVAKDKARTGEEFSEDPIQPDVVTDQPEQDARGWLAERCGVAS
- the ctaF gene encoding aa3-type cytochrome oxidase subunit IV yields the protein MGTGARVFYAIGTFLGLMAVFYIIATSRIGEDAWRGGMEWVGGAALVLATLMSFMLGVYLDFTERRMDIVPEDWEEAEIEDGAGVLGFFSPGSIWPFAMAGAVLFLGLGIAFYQIWLVAFGAVFLIWTTTQLNLQYGIPSEKH
- the asnB gene encoding asparagine synthase (glutamine-hydrolyzing) gives rise to the protein MCGLIAFLSADGTAEKYVDAVDRAMTCMYHRGPDAAGTWHDSSAVFGFNRLAIIDIEHSHQPLRWGPQDNPERYAMTFNGEIYNYIELREKLIEAGYEFNTEGDGEPIIVGYHHFGEKVVEHLRGMFAFVIWDTEKKTMFAARDPFGIKPLYYATTEAGTVFASEKKSILEMAEQLGLNLDLDQRAIEHYVDLQYVPEPESLHAHIRRLESGCTATLEPGSNVNAERYLKPTFQPTAVTKDAEQDLYDRIAKALEDSVEKHMRADVTVGSFLSGGIDSTAVAALAKRHNPDLLTFTTGFEHAGYSEVDVAAESAAAIGVEHIVKIVSPEEYADAIPKIMWYLDDPVADPSLVPLYFVAQEARKHVKVVLSGEGADELFGGYTIYKEPLSLRPFEVLPTPLTRGLNRLSRVLPDGVKGKSLLERGTTPIEDRYYGNARSFNFAQLQRVLPWAKEEWDHREVTAPIYAGSTEMDPVARMQNLDLFTWMRGDILVKADKMNMANSLELRVPFLDKEVFAVAETIPHEYKIAHGTTKYALRRAMEQIVPAHVLNRKKLGFPVPMRHWLAGEELYGWAQDTIEQSLTDDIFNKREVLEMLKEHRDGVSDHSRRLWTVLAFMIWHGIFVEKRIDPQIEHKDYPVKL
- the ctaE gene encoding aa3-type cytochrome oxidase subunit III — encoded protein: MTTAISNQGMATPQDRVSALNRPNIVSVGTIAFLAQELMFFAGLFSMYFVSRANGLAANDWDNQTAHLNILFGGIITVVLVASSFTSQFGVFAAERGDVFGLRKWFGVTIALGVIFLGLVAFEWTEMVHAGVTIQSSVYGSVFYIITGFHMAHVTAGILAFIVVLLRVHKSKFTPAQATAAMATSYYWHFVDAIWIGVFITLYIVQ
- the ctaC gene encoding aa3-type cytochrome oxidase subunit II, with the protein product MEKQKNRSFAKKAGAAGSLLFGGLFLAGCEVAPPAGIARVLDMGWPSGVTPEATQMYNFWVWVWVAAWIIGIIMWGLFLVAIFAWGNKRREKQGAPEFPKQLQYNVPLELGLTIVPIIIVMVLFFFTVQAQTRTTALNKGPEVVVDVTAFQWNWKFGYANVSGNLSADGQDYDGRDKERQDLAEMTKHDPEEMHNANPIHGTSMGDLSYLNYNQIETVGSTEEVPVLVLPTDTAIEFRLASADVNHAFWVPEFLFKRDAYAHPESNQQERRFQIEKIEEEGAFVGRCAEMCGTYHAMMNFEVRAVTPEKFKQYMDFRLDNPQAPNSAALQEIGEAPYATSTKPFVSNRVGTRDGQNTVDPNATV
- a CDS encoding S41 family peptidase, translating into MPRTGKISRTRMIIATSAVAVVVLLALLVLYLLAPVHSAQMTGTARFGGTDTPKRYAKTVLSLADHGVNGNSKNYEKAKEEALEAAEDAETREELYDVLDKAVKAAGGKHSGLLKPEEDKPEDPDLPEQNSQPEELTLPDDLEVEIEGGWAFVNVPPLAEDTDREEYAHTLATELVKARGTGVCSAIVDLRGTTGSDIVPILGGLSMFVPNGPAYYTVTRDREASVMVNGTSVKGEDLVKEDVGKWDPTLAVLVDDTTTFAGEVALLALNSADNSKSFGEPTAGYTSTNRVFNFPDGSQMVIAMSNAVDAEENEYGDKPIKPDEIHADDPMKAAKAWIYETTGCGWIED
- the qcrA gene encoding cytochrome bc1 complex Rieske iron-sulfur subunit; protein product: MSEVKKNYTDQELERMSNAELAALGTELDDVTVAYRKERFPVEGDPREKSAAAGINAWLAVSVVTAIAFLGIYLFWPWEPKFHGDEGLWIYTAYTPLLGLTAGLSFLSLGIAMVQYVKKFIPEEISVQRRHDGRSSELDRRTTTALLNDAWETSTLGRRTAMKGLLGTAGVLAGLVVIAPLGGLIKNPWRERHALGYHGDGTLWTHGWTLHDQGVKIYLARDTGAIAEKHAGAAGEHYSTAGVSRLVRMRPEDLAAGAMETIFPLYEEDVNDGDKYDPKRDVYENHMHSLHGPRNAVMLIRLRSQDAEKVVEREGQEDFHYGDFYAYSKICTHIGCPTSLYEAQTNRILCPCHQSQFDALQYGKPIFGPAARALPQLPVTIDEDGYLIAKGNFVEPVGPAFWERQS